One Grus americana isolate bGruAme1 chromosome Z, bGruAme1.mat, whole genome shotgun sequence DNA window includes the following coding sequences:
- the ZNF532 gene encoding zinc finger protein 532 isoform X4, with protein MTMGDMKTPDFDDLLAAFDIPDMVDPKAAIESGHDDHESHIKQNAHTDEDSHAPSSSDVGVSVIVKNVRTIDSSEGVDKDGHHSTGNGLHNGFLTSSALDSYSKDEGKSLKDDGSASETTLKDSAFNQFSPISSAEEFDDDEKIEVDDPPDKEEMRANFRANVLAGSVSQQEYDKLKALGGENLIKSGIPVSSSIDKNKVAKRETETNSMNLSVYEPFKARKTEDKLLKDNSEKLLENRVLDGKLSTEKSETNLASISQSKAKSSAKLSSCIAAIAALSAKKAATDTSKDLQSNSGESSPLPKDMSESPRAIEKSPESQSLIDGAKKPSIKPPDSPRSVSSENSSKGSPSSPAGSTPAIPKVRIKTIKTSSGEIKRTVTRVLPEVDLDSGKKPEQTASMVTSMTSLLSSPTSAAVLSSPPRAPLQSTVVTNAVASAELAPKQVTIKPVATAFLPVSAVKTAGSQVINLKLANNTTVKATVISAASVQSASSAIIKAANAIQQQTVVVPASSLASAKLVPKTVHLANLNLLPQGAQTTSELRQVLTKPQQQIKQAIISAAASQPSKKVSRVQVVSSLQSSVVEAFNKVLSSVNPVPVYIPNLSPPANAGITLPTRGYKCLECGDSFALEKSLTQHYDRRSVRIEVTCNHCTKNLVFYNKCSLLSHARGHKEKGVVMQCSHLILKPVPADQMIASPSSNTATSVLQSPVGAGTHAVTKIQSGITGTVISAPASTPVIPAMPLDEDPSKLCRHSLKCLECNEVFQDETSLATHFQQAADTSGQKTCNICQMLLPNQCSFASHQRIHQHKSPYTCPECGAICRSVHFQTHVTKNCLHYTRRVGFRCVHCNVVYSDVAALKSHIQGSHCEVFYKCPICPMAFKSAPSTHSHAYTQHPGIKIGEPKHCPDSRRTFTKRLMLEKHIQLMHGIKDPDVKEMTESTNVEEREVKEDTKVPSPKRKLEEPVLEFRPPRGAITQPLKKLKINVFKVHKCAVCGFTTENLLQFHEHIPQHKSDGSSYQCRECGLCYTSHVSLSRHLFIVHKLKEPQPVSKQNGSGEDNQQENKPNHEDESSDSTASDRRCKVCAKTFETEAALNTHMRTHGMAFIKSKRMSSAEK; from the exons ATGACCATGGGGGATATGAAGACCCCAGATTTCGATGACCTTCTTGCAGCCTTTGACATACCAGACATGGTTGATCCAAAAGCAGCTATTGAATCTGGACATGATGACCATGAAAGCCACATAAAACAAAATGCTCACACAGATGAAGATTCTCATGCCCCATCATCATCGGACGTTGGTGTGAGCGTCATTGTGAAAAATGTGCGTACTATTGATTCTTCTGAAGGAGTGGACAAGGATGGCCACCATTCCACAGGCAATGGCTTGCATAATGGCTTTCTAACATCATCAGCTCTTGACAGTTACAGTAAAGATGAAGGGAAGTCACTTAAAGATGATGGGTCAGCTTCTGAGACTACACTGAAGGATTCAGCTTTCAACCAGTTTAGCCCAATATCAAGTGCTGAAGAAtttgatgatgatgaaaaaatTGAGGTGGATGACCCTCCGGATAAAGAGGAGATGCGTGCAAATTTCAGAGCAAATGTCTTGGCAGGATCTGTATCTCAGCAGGAATATGACAAACTAAAGGCGCTTGGAGGGGAGAACTTGATTAAATCTGGAATCCCAGTTTCAAGTAGtatagataaaaataaagttgcTAAACGAGAGACAGAGACAAACTCCATGAATTTAAGTGTCTATGAGCCTTTTAAAGCTCGAAAAACAGAGGACAAATTGCTAAAAGACAATTCTGAGAAGCTTCTTGAAAATAGGGTACTTGATGGAAAACTGAgtactgaaaaaagtgaaacaaatctTGCCAGCATTTCACAGTCCAAAGCAAAGTCATCAGCAAAGCTTTCTTCGTGCATTGCTGCAATTGCAGCACTCAGTGCTAAAAAGGCAGCTACCGATACCAGTAAGGATTTACAGTCTAATTCAGGAGAATCTTCTCCTTTACCAAAAGACATGAGTGAAAGTCCCCGGGCTATTGAAAAATCACCTGAATCTCAGAGTCTTATTGATGGTGCTAAAAAGCCATCTATCAAACCACCTGATAGTCCCCGAAGCGTATCAAGTGAAAACAGTAGCAAAGGGTCTCCCTCGTCTCCTGCAGGGTCAACACCAGCAATTCCTAAAGTTCGCATAAAAACCATCAAGACTTCTTCTGGGGAGATCAAGAGAACTGTTACGAGAGTGTTGCCAGAAGTTGATTTGGACTCTGGTAAAAAGCCAGAGCAGACTGCTTCTATGGTAACTTCCATGACATCTTTGCTGTCCTCAcccacttctgctgctgttctttcgTCTCCTCCTAGAGCTCCTCTCCAGTCCACGGTTGTCACCAATGCAGTTGCATCTGCAGAACTTGCACCAAAACAGGTCACTATCAAACCTGTGGCTACTgcctttctgcctgtttcagCAGTTAAAACAGCAGGTTCGCAAGTTATTAATTTGAAGCTTGCTAACAATACTACAGTGAAAGCCACTGTAATATCTGCTGCTTCAGTGCAGAGTGCCAGTAGCGCCATTATAAAAGCTGCCAACGCTATACAACAGCAGACTGTTGTGGTGCCAGCGTCAAGCCTTGCCAGTGCTAAACTTGTGCCAAAGACAGTCCATCTTGCCAACCTTAATCTTCTGCCTCAAGGTGCTCAAACCACCTCTGAACTCCGCCAAGTGCTAACGAAACCTCAGCAACAAATAAAGCAGGCAATAATTTCTGCAGCAGCCTCCCAGCCTTCTAAAAAAGTGTCTCGAGTCCAGGTGGTGTCATCTCTACAAAGTTCCGTAGTGGAGGCGTTCAATAAGGTGCTGAGCAGTGTCAATCCCGTACCAGTTTACATCCCAAACCTTAGTCCTCCTGCCAATGCCGGAATAACGTTACCAACACGAGGTTACAAGTGTTTGGAGTGTGGCGACTCATTTGCTCTTGAGAAGAGCCTGACCCAGCATTATGACAGGAGGAGCGTGCGCATTGAAGTGACATGTAATCATTGTACAAAGAATTTAGTTTTCTACAATAAATGCAGTCTTCTTTCCCATGCTCGTGGACACAAGGAAAAAGGAGTTGTAATGCAGTGTTCACACCTGATTTTAAAACCAGTCCCAGCAGATCAAATGATAGCATCTCCTTCAAGCAATACTGCTACATCTGTGCTTCAAAGCCCTGTGGGAGCTGGCACGCATGCTGTAACGAAGATACAGTCTGGCATAACTGGGACAGTAATATCAGCCCCAGCAAGTACACCTGTCATTCCAGCTATGCCACTAGACGAAGATCCATCGAAACTCTGTAGGCATAGTCTAAAGTGTTTGGAGTGTAATGAAGTTTTCCAAGATGAGACATCTCTTGCAACTCATTTCCAGCAGGCTGCAGACACAAGTGGACAA AAGACATGCAATATCTGCCAGATGCTGCTTCCTAACCAGTGCAGTTTTGCATCACACCAGAGAATTCATCAGCATAAATCTCCATACACGTGTCCTGAATGTGGAGCAATCTGCAGATCTGTCCACTTCCAGACTCATGTCACTAAGAACTGCCTGCATTATACCCGAAGAGTTGGTTTTCG CTGCGTGCATTGCAATGTTGTTTACTCTGATGTGGCGGCACTCAAGTCTCATATTCAAGGTTCTCACTGTGAAGTCTTTTACAAGTGTCCTATCTGTCCCATGGCATTTAAATCTGCTCCCAGTACACACTCCCATGCCTATACACAACACCCGGGTATCAAGATAGGCGAACCAAA GCACTGCCCAGATTCAAGACGCACTTTTACCAAGCGGTTGATGTTGGAAAAACATATTCAGTTGATGCATGGCATTAAAGACCCTGATGTGAAAGAAATGACTGAATCAACCAATGTGGAAGAAAGGGAAGTAAAAGAAGACACAAAG gttcctaGTCCGAAGCGTAAATTGGAAGAACCTGTCCTGGAATTCAGGCCTCCACGAGGTGCAATCACTCAGCCATTGAAGAAGCTGaagataaatgtttttaaagttcaCAAGTGTGCTGTGTGTGGCTTTACAACAGAAAATCTTCTCCAGTTTCATGAACATATTCCTCAGCATAAATCTGATGGCTCCTCATACCAGTGCAGGGAATGTGGACTCTGCTACACATCTCACGTGTCCCTCTCCAGACATCTCTTCATTGTACATAAGCTGAAGGAGCCTCAGCCGGTATCAAAACAAAATGGGTCTGGGGAGGATAAtcagcaagaaaacaaacccaatcACGAGGATGAATCATCTGACAGTACGGCATCAGACAGAAGATGCAAAGTGTGTGCAAAGACTTTTGAAACTGAAGCGGCCTTAAACACTCACATGAGAACACATGGCATGGCCTTCATTAAGTCAAAAAGAATGAGTTCAGCTGAAAAGTGA